From one Trifolium pratense cultivar HEN17-A07 linkage group LG1, ARS_RC_1.1, whole genome shotgun sequence genomic stretch:
- the LOC123886677 gene encoding protein YeeZ, protein MEIGQIRGSEICLRHRHGHGNLRRSFGISMSTTPTLSTKSENRMFILGMGFVGQTLARKLQNQGWVVSGTCTTHVKKKKLEDMGFHVHLFDANYPDLSILQLLRNYTHFLVSVPPVVGIGDPMLQHEELIRSYLVNGDLRWLCYLSSTSVYGDCDGELVDEDYPTIPENELAKLRLTSEQGWSSLAHHLRFSPLIFRLGGIYGPGRSAVDTIIKQKPLSEGQKRRKHQKYTSRVHVEDICQALMATIYATSSSRVVYNIVDDDPAPREEVFEYARKLVEKKWPDFNLQPLEQKEWLLVKTRNGRGEKRVSNARIKNELGVELLYPDYRSGLQSIIDQQIESPFDSYHIGQMPL, encoded by the exons ATGGAAATCGGTCAAATACGAGGTTCAGAAATTTGTCTCCGCCATCGCCATGGACATGGAAATCTTCGGAGAAGTTTTGGTATTTCAATGTCAACAACGCCAACGTTGTCAACAAAATCTGAAAACCGAATGTTTATTTTAGGAATGGGATTCGTGGGTCAAACCCTTGCACGCAAGCTCCAAAACCAAGGATG GGTTGTATCTGGGACTTGCACAACAcatgtaaagaagaagaagcttgaGGATATGGGGTTTCATGTTCACCTTTTTGATGCAAACTACCCTGA TCTGAGTATCCTACAACTACTGAGAAATTATACTCACTTTCTTGTTTCCGTCCCTCCTGTTGTGGGCATTGGTGACCCG ATGCTTCAGCATGAAGAACTTATAAGAAGCTATTTAGTCAATGGGGATCTTCGGTGGCTTTGTTACTTGTCTTCAACTA GTGTCTATGGAGATTGTGATGGTGAATTGGTAGATGAGGA TTATCCTACAATTCCAGAAAATGAGTTGGCTAAATTAAGGTTAACTTCTGAACAAGGCTGGTCAAGTTTGGCTCACCATCTCAGGTTCTCGCCACTAATATTTCGTCTGGGAGGCATCTATGGCCCTGGTAGAAG tgCCGTCGATACAATAATCAAGCAGAAGCCATTGTCAGAAGGTCAAAAGAGGAGAAAACACCAAAAATATACGTCCAGAGTTCATGTTGAGGATATCTGTCAGGCACTTATGGCTACTATTTACGCAACTTCTTCCTCCAG GGTAGTTTATAATATTGTTGATGATGATCCAGCTCCAAGGGAAGAAGTATTTGAATATGCAAGAAAGTTGGTGGAGAAAAAGTGGCCAGACTTCAACTTACAACCTTTGGAACAGAAAGAGTGGTTACTTGTAAAAACAAGGAATGGAAGGGGCGAAAAGCGAGTGTCGAATGCTCGGATAAAGAATGAACTTGGGGTGGAACTACTTTATCCTGATTACAGATCTGGCTTGCAGAGTATAATTGATCAACAGATTGAGAGCCCTTTTGATTCATATCATATTGGTCAAATGCCattgtaa
- the LOC123886712 gene encoding TLC domain-containing protein 5-like: MEDYIKKTIVVGVLSWTTTFVVVRKTFPKRSFDFCNRIVSTIHAILAVTLATLSVQDWKCPICPVAAKSSHQQMQALAVSLSYLIYDLVCCLLMEEKVSWDNTIHHLVSIVGVIAGLSYQKCGSEMMGAAWVTEMSSPFLHLREILKELGYRDTPLNLAADILFASIFTFARMMIGPCITYVTLTSNNPFLIKAMGLSLQLVCAFWFFKIVRMMKYKLTKKKSPTSKNGIKHTNNIMKKIAN; encoded by the exons ATGGAAGATTACATTAAAAAGACAATTGTGGTTGGAGTTTTATCATGGACAACAACTTTTGTAGTAGTAAGGAAAACATTTCCAAAACGTTCATTTGATTTTTGCAATAGGATTGTTTCTACAATTCATGCAATTTTAGCTGTAACATTAGCTACTCTATCTGTTCAAGATTGGAAATGTCCAATTTGTCCTGTGGCCGCAAAATCTTCACATCAACAG ATGCAAGCTCTAGCAGTGAGCCTTTCATATCTAATATATGATCTAGTATGTTGTTTATTAATGGAAGAAAAAGTAAGTTGGGATAACACTATTCATCATTTGGTAAGCATTGTTGGAGTCATAGCTGGTCTCTCCTATCAAAAG TGTGGATCAGAAATGATGGGAGCAGCATGGGTAACTGAGATGTCAAGTCCATTTTTACATTTGAGGGAAATTCTAAAGGAGCTTGGTTATAGGGACACTCCCCTTAATTTGGCTGCTGAT ATTCTATTTGCTTCAATATTTACATTTGCTAGGATGATGATTGGACCATGTATCACATACGTAACATTAACTTCAAATAATCCATTTCTCATAAAg GCTATGGGATTGAGTTTGCAGTTGGTATGTGCATTCTGGTTCTTCAAAATTGTGAGAATGATGAAATACAAATTAACCAAGAAGAAATCACCAACATCCAAAAATGGCATCAAACACACCAACAACATCATGAAAAAGATAGCTAACTAG